A window of Miscanthus floridulus cultivar M001 chromosome 12, ASM1932011v1, whole genome shotgun sequence genomic DNA:
acTTTGTACCAGTAATGATCTGATTCCGAAATTCTTGAACAGATTACCTTGTTCAGTAGCTCTGCATGTCAGATTTACTGAAACTGTTGTACCATAGCCACTTTGGGCAAATGTAACTTTGTATCTataatgaaaaaaaaatcatattacTTTGGTACTGCTCCTATTTAAGTGCCGATACTCTATAGAACATTCACATGTTTTATCTCATGAATGTCATATCTACTACTCAGAGTAGCTCCTCTTCCTGCTGCTACTTGCCAGCAGCTTTCACTACCAAGAATAAGAAGCATCGCTTCTCTGTTCTCTCTGTCTAGCGATGATGAATGTTTTGACGAAACTGGAGGGGCCAAAGCCCCTACAGGGATTTATTAAAAACCAAACTTACAAGTTACAAGTTTACTAAattaaaaaaacaacaacaacacttCAAGAGACCCAAAAAGAGAGGAAGAAAATACAAGTACAAAAGAGGACTATAACAGATTCTGGATCCATAGGTCAAAGAGAGCTGAGTGTTTAGCCTTTGCCCTCAGAGTGAGCAACTTCATCTCTTTTCTGAAGGTCTCTTTCACAgaatgcaagttggtttgaatgTTGCTGAAAATTAGATCATTCCTCGCATTCTAAATGGCACAAGACAACAGGATTGCCACCATCATAAAGAACTTTGGGTGGGACTGATTTCTGATAGCTTGCAAAGCTTCTGGAAAAGGTATGTCTTCTTCTAGAGTTATATGGACCAAATTCCAACAACTTTTGGCGAAAGAGAAGGTGATGAACAAGTGGTGAGCAGTCCCAAATCCATTTGAACTCTTGATGAACTTGTTCATGTCCAATTAAGTCCAATCAAACTCAAGTAGGCCCTAGCAGCTGAGAAATTCCTGAATGGTGTATGATTATGGAGAACAAGAACCCAACCATAAAAAATAATCCTAAATTCTAGTAGCAGCTGCTAGTAAGTAGTAATCCAAGAGCCGGTGAGGCGGTGATCGGGACTCCGGCAGGCGGCAGCACTTTGCCCTGCTCCAACCAACATTTATCTTCATGTCTCAGTTGCCTTGGCTGAGCAGATTGCCGAAGAACTCCTAGCGCTTGTCAAAAAAACATGGCCGATTCGTCAAAACATGCACGTCGCCGTGCCGAAAGCCAGGCCACCGCCGTCCGGGGAGGACAAGACCACCACATCTTCACCGACGCCATCGCCTGCCTCCGTCCACGGCCGCCCCCGCTCCACGCCGCCATCAGCAACTCGCCACCGTGCCGATGGACGAGGCACTGGCCGTACCACGTGTGCGCGAGGGCGTGGACCGCGTCCCGGCACATGGGCATCTCGCGTAGCGGTGAGATGAGATCGAACGCCGCGACGCGCCCGTAGTGGCTGGCGAGGTGGAACACCCCGTACTGGTACGTCACGTCGATGGCGCTGAACGCTCCCGACGCGAAAGCGAGGGTCGTCCACGACATTTCCGCCGTTAGTTTGCAGAACACAGCCTCATCGGAGGCGAGAAGGACCATGACGGTGCAGTGTCGCCGTCGACGGACGGGTCCGACGACAAGGCCACCCTGCGCACCTCCGGCTCCGACAGCGGGCGGCGCAGGGCGCGGTAGGCGCAGTCCGCCCACCTCTCCCTAGCACCACTCTGCATGAAGCGAGTGCACTGCCACGTCTCGCCACGGCACGTCAGGGGCGGGAGCTGGATGCACACCCGTGTGGCCGGATTGAGCAGCCACACGTCAGGCCACCGCTCCAGGATGAACCACCCGTGCGACGAGCCGCAGCATCGCTTGCCTCTGGTCTCCGGCAGATCAAACTCGTGCACGGTCCCATCAGAGACGTCCAGGAACGCCCGGGTGCAGCTCTCGCCGCGGGGGTCGTACGGGAGCATCAGCTACGACGCCATGATTTGCACACCGCCCGGAGGCGGACGTAGTCCTTTGATGGCGGGCGTCCTCTTCGCGACCATGTCCAGCAGGTCGTCCGGCAGGTCTGCCCAACCTTGAGTCATGGCCATCGAAGGGTATGAGGTAGGCAGAGAAGCTGGGCATTCCATGCTTTCTTAGCTCAAAGTTAAGGAATCACCCCATTTCTTGCTGCTTGCTTTGGAGACTGAAGAATCAATAGATTTATTTTTGTAGCGTGATCAAACATTTTGAGAGACACTTTTTTTTTGGATAAATAACTTGTTCCCATGAAACTTACTTATAGGCGTCGATGACCATTGTTCTGATGACGACAGTGTTGAAGCTTGAAGCAAACGTGGGTATGCAGTGGAATTGAAGTGTAACATGGTGTTATCTGCAGAAAGAACACTAGAAAGTTCTTGCCTGGTCGATCGGACGAGCTGCCGATATTTCGAATCACATGTTTTTTCATGCGAAAAAAAACAGTTGACGGACCGAAATTCGTGTGCGGAAACAAGGATGGAGTTACCCACGGTCATTCGCTACTCTAAATTCCTCTGAAGAAAAGGCAGAGCTTCACTCGCCTTTGTTCC
This region includes:
- the LOC136497753 gene encoding uncharacterized protein, translating into MLPYDPRGESCTRAFLDVSDGTVHEFDLPETRGKRCCGSSHGWFILERWPDVWLLNPATRVCIQLPPLTCRGETWQCTRFMQSGARERWADCAYRALRRPLSEPEVRRVALSSDPSVDGDTAPSWSFSPPMRLCSAN